The sequence ACTCTTTGGATCTCCTTGCCCCATGAGATTAGCAAGAGATCCAAGACCCTCTTTTAACGAGGAAAGACCCATATTGTGAGTGCTTGCAATTCCGCCTGACTAGAGTCCCCCTACACCACTAAATCCCGAGAAAGAAAGCTTAACTATGCCTTTAATGTCCCTCAGAACACCCCTAATGCAGTTATCACTTTCTAGATGACTCAAGGAACGAAATTATTCATAATTTCATATGGATTTTGTATGAAGTACTTTCCTGCAAAGTATGCCAGAAGCTATAATGATCTATAAGCTAGTACATTCTTAAGATCAGCAACTAAGTTTTTATTTTACGAGGACTTTCAACAGGATCCATATCTCAGATTTACCTCTTCTTGCATCACTAGGGTATTACCATCTATGATGTTTTCAAAATTCGTCCAATTTTGTTTTCAAACTATATTTTACTTTTTGATTAATAAcctgaatttttaaaataaagaaCAAAAAACTTAGAAAATGCAGCAACCAAGGGATACAATACAACTGAAACAAATTACAGCAACTCTCTCATCTTGAATAGCAGGGATTCCTGCTAATGATTGCTCAAGAGGAATGATCAAATAACAGTCCTGATCGAGTTATTATGAGCTCCTTAGCCAATAGATCTGCCGAAGAATTCACTTCACAATTAATACGAATGAAAGAGACAGATCCAAGAACAACTCTACAACATCCAGAACAGGCCAGGCGCATTGTCCAGATTTGACCCACCCAATAACATTGGCAGAATCACCTTCGATAATGACTTGGCTTGTGGTTGAAGTGATGATTGACTACATATTGGACTCCCTGTGACAAGGTGAAGCGAAAGCTTGTGCATAGAATCAGATATGCTGACAGTGACTGCGAATTCAGGAATGGAATTCCCAGTACTGTCATCCATCATGACTCCACCTGCACCTGCCTGGCCTGGGTTCACCAATGAGCACCTGTCAAAGTTCAGAGGATTGCTTCTGTCAAGCAAACACTTTTACCAGTAGGCTTACAGCATAGTagttattttattcattttcagATCATTAAAGGTTTTTCAACTCGTTAGGATCCATATTTCACCAATTTTAGCAGCTGTTTGCTTCGGGTGTTAAATCGATCATCTATGGAAATTGTGAAATGTAAGCAGCCTATGCCTAGAGAGCCACAAGCATATTCTGCTAGACTTTCTCAATCAGTCCTTCCAATCTTTGCCAATTAAACATTCAAAGGGCCATTGAAAAATGGGAAAGTGGTGTGAACATTTATGAAATTGAGTAAAACATGTGGTATATGCATaatcctgatgcatcaggacatAAACTGTGTGATAATATGCCTCCTCTATACAAGTGGGGCCCTTTGTTTGACAATCTAGACGTTGATCTGATGTGCTACAACATGGTTGGGGGATGCTCCAAAACTCTCCCAGACTTGTAGCTGAAGCCTGCTCACATGCCTTAAAATAGGTAACTAAAAGATAATGACCATAGTATAGATAATGCGAACAAAAATTATTGTTGTATTCTCCCTTTATAGCTATGTTTCACTATTCATCTCTTCCATTTATAATCTCCAGCATCGCAAGTGATCAATCCCAAAATTAGTAACACCTTGGTTTAAATGATTGCAAGGACTCATTTGATACTAAATAGGATAAATTTTGAATACCACGATAAATGGGTGATACTGATGCAAACACACAAGCTTGTGGGTCTCATGCATGTTTCTACCGATACAAGATCCCATCCTTTCCTACGAAAGTGGTCTTCAACTCCCTACAAGACCTACAAATCTGCCACTCCACTCTATCGTTCACCTGTCTGCTAGCTAATTTTATGGAGTTTTACTTGTTCTCCTTGGGGATTTGATTAGATAGTAATTTTTATGCTTAATTCCTATTGTATGTTAGGATGGAAGTTCATTGTTATTGCAAGAAGTGGCATGGCATTGTAGTAGAAGTTCAGTCAATAAAAGCTGCatgacaacacacacacacacacacacacacgggttttgctaatgtccccaaaccttttaaataGCACTAATGTCGatatgaaccattcattcattcatacaacttggagcAAGCCGTGGTGCAAGAATCACGGCGATCGAATGATCCTAACACTctgaatggggccaatttgttagaACCGTCCATTGTTTACGAGCCATAAATCACAtcgttagaatcatcaaatcagaGTGTTACTTTAGAGTCATTAGAAATACAGAGTGGGATCTATctactagatgtttcaagatgatgattggacctatttgtttctccactcaaatcttgactgtccatttccaTGCTACTAATTAGAAGCTTAGAATCACCCGATTGGCATGATTTTGGCTTGCTCCTAGTTTTATGAATGAATGAACTGTTTGGATCGACATTAGGTTACTGTGTGTGCCATTTAAATGTGGATTGGGGAGGTTGCTGATGCCCCCATGAAGGTGGGACGTAAGCAAAACcatgctcacacacacacacacacacacacgtgagaAATGCTTACACACAACTACTTGAGCTCATCATGGTGTTTGTATAATATCCAACCTGTCTAGCAAGGTCTTTCCACAATGAAATTGAGAGAcccccaaaaatcaagtcaatctaattatcaggtggtccacatcatcAAAAACAATGAACAACTAAAAAATCTCCACATTCTTTTGTGGTACATCTAATGGTTGgttcaacctgatttttggggtgtttcGTTTTCATGGTGGGATGACCATGATGGGTCAGGTGGGATGccatataaacactatggtgagctctgtgtgtgtgtgtgtgtgtgtgcgcgcatgtgtgtgcgcgtgtgtgtgttttatctcaTAAGGTACTGCGCTAGTGGCATGATGCATTTATAAGCTGAACGGCTATTCAGCACATGTGAGATTGTGGAAAATACTCTTCAAGTCCCTGTAAATACAAAAATACAATACTGGATTGACATGGTGCAATCTTTGTCGAATGAGCTGTGTAGTACTTTCTCTATTCCATTCACTCTTGGTTACAATGTGTTTGTGACTGGTCTTTTTGTCTTGTATGGATTCttgtgttttctatttttaggttttgaCTATTGAAAGATTACTGATAGTTGTATGTCTTTGTGAATTCAGGCCAAACTTTCACTATCAGGAAAGGATTTTAACTTGACACTCATCGCAAGGCGCTCACGTCACTATGCTGGCACCAGGTTGAGATAAATTATGCCTTGTAATGGATATTTTGGGTTTTTAATGACTTGCATTAGAGTCATAAGTTCATACATTTAACAAAATGCCATTGCATACAGTGGGTCAAGTTCATAGCTCTTCTTGTATTTTGAAGTTGAACTACTGCTTATCCTAGGTGGTTGCTTCTCTGTGATAGGTATCTGAAACGAGGTGTAAATGAGAAGGGTAAGGTAGCTAATGATGTTGAGACAGAACAGATCGTGTTTGAAGACGTTCCTGAAGGATGTCCAACCCAAATAAGTTCCATTGTGCAGAATAGGGGCTCAATACCCCTTTATTGGTCCCAGGAAACTTCACGCCTGAATATTAAGCCTGATATCATATGTAAGTTGCATGATATGCAACTATGAACATAATATGGACTTGTTGTGTATGTCGTCTATTTACTGACATGGTTTGTCTTTCTTCTTTCAGTGCAGAAGAAGGACTCAAATTACAACGCTACCCGCCttcattttgaaaatcttgtcaAGAGATATGGGCATCCAATAATCATTCTAAATTTGATAAAGGTAGTTTTTACCGCATCGCAAAGAACTGCATCTTATTTATAGATGTGTATCCATCAATTTGGATTTTATAAATATCTGATGGCTTCTCCCTCTTATTTCGTTATCGTGGTTGGTTGTGAACAGACACGTGAGAAGAAGCCTCGAGAATCCATACTCCGTGCAGAGTTTGCTAATGCAATTGACTGCATTAATAAAGATCTAGATGAGGAGAACCGACTAAAATTCCTTCATTGGGATCTACACAGACACTCTAGAAGGTACCTGGCTTGTGGGCTTGTAATATTTTAGGATGCTAATATTTTTATCTGGAAATTTGTTTCTAActcgaaaataaaataatttgattttCAGCAAAGCTATGAATGTGTTGGCATTTTTAGGAAAAGTAGCCACGTATGCACTGAAATTAACGGGCTTCTTTTATTGTCAAGTTGTGCCAACTTTAAGACTCGAGGGAGCTCTTAAATGGAATATCTCAGAGTAAGTATTTGTTCTTAAGTGCATTAGCTTCAAGCTCCATGCTTGTCTCTTCTTAGGTCCTTTAGTATCCAATATGTCTGAACATGCGCTGACTTAGCATTTAGCTTTAATGAATGACTACTGATAATGTTTAAATTAATTCTTCACTTCATATACCTTTACCATGCCTTGAAGCTTAagtgtttggattttttttccccttcaggTTTTGAATACCTAGAAAGAGTCGTATCATTAAGCTTTGTCTTTCTCATCTTTTCTATGTTAATTTTTCATTACTTGTATTGGTCATCTACAGCCTATCATTTTGTCTGCTTCCCTACAGAAGATCAGTTTCAACTTTATAATATTAGTAACAGTGGTCACATCAACTCTAGTTTACCATTAATCATTTAAGTGGTTTTCGTTATTTTCTAATCTTGTAGTATATCATATGAGAAAGAATCAAGTTGTTAAATGCTAATCGAAGCCACTTATCAAGGATAGGCCCACCAGTAATCACACCACTCAGATGATTATGGTCGTTGGTTGGAGGATTTTTGTCCATTTAATGCCAACTGTTACCTTCTCCTGACTGCCCACTGGTAATCTACCGGAATCCTCCAATTTATGGCTAGGTTCACCAAGCTGTTGTGATTTGTTGGGTAAGGTAGAACCCAACAGATGAAAGGTCCATATCTCATTCTGGTGTTCCGCGTGAAACTGATATTTAATGCTTAATAACTTAGGTAATATTGATTTCACCAAATCCTCCCTTAAGGTATAAACTGTTTTCATATATGCATTAATTCTATTTAGTACTTTAAAGATTCGAAAATGTTAAATTCATCATCCTCTACCTTTAGTCCTGATACTACAGTGAACAAAGACCATCATTGGACATACTTTTTTGTTTTGCTCTTAGTCGATtgattctgcttcttcttcttcctttcttttttggtGGACCTATGTGTTACAGGAACGGTGATGCTGGTAACTGTTCTCTTCAAAATAGTTGCAGCGTTAATACAGAGGATGTCGATTTCTCAGATAACAGAACCAGCCCGCAAGATAATGGTGTTGTTAATGAAAACGATTTGGTGAAGCCACCAATGCTTCAAAGAGGTGTCCTCAGAACTAATTGCATAGACTGCTTGGATCGAACGAATGTAGCACAATATGCCTATGGTTTGGTTGCTCTAGGAAATCAGCTGCATGCCTTGGGCTTCATAGATGTCCCGAAAATTGATCTAGATGCCCCTTTGGCTGATGCTTTGATGGGGTTTTATGAGACAATGGGTGACACGCTTGCACACCAATATGGTGGTTCTGCTGCCCACAACAAGGTACTTCTATGCTGATCTAAGTCGGTCTCTTGATGGAAGTTATGGTATAAGTTTACACCGGCTGCCAACCTTACACAACCCCCCTCCCTTATCTGTGCTTGGGGTGGAAGTGAGAGCACAAAACGCCCACAggtgcaatgtaatagactattacataggttgattacaatcaagcgctGTCTAATACTCTAGTATCATTTATGTTTTACTTTCTGCTAAACCACCACCAAATGTTGGAGATTGGGGACCCATGGGCAATTGAGGAATAAATGGTTTACACTTTCTGATCTCCTTAAACACTTGCAACAGCCAATTGCAATTAATTAATAGCACTCTAATATCTATTAATCATCATGCCATGCTGTTTCCCAGATATTCTCTGAAAGAAGGGGTCAATGGAAAGCTGCCACCCAGTCCCAGGAGTTCTTCAGAACACTTCAGCGGTACTACAGCAATGCCTACATGGATGCTGAAAAACAAGATGCAATAAATGTGTACGTTTATGCTCCTCATTGTTTTAGACAGGCCTCATGACACTCGTTTTACTATGTGAAATGGACAAGATTTCATGTTGTTACGTTTCCATCCTATCAAATGTTTAGTCATGTTGTGCACATTTGGTTTTTGAACAAGCAGGTTTCTGGGGTATTTCCAACCTCAAGATGGTAAACCAGCACTTTGGGAGCTTGACTCGGGCCAGCACTTCAATGTTGGGGGGCGTAACTTTTGTGATGGAAATGCAAGGTATTGATACAATAATTTTTATTCACTGTCAAAGTCTTGTCACTGTTTGACCAACACTTTCTTTTGGTCACTGAAATAACCACTATTCCCTCCCCTGTAAAAATTCAGATAGAAACATGAGAAAATGCAGTTAATTATGTTActcgaaaaaaagaaaaaagaaaaaaagaactggTTTAGTTGTCCAATCCAAAGCATTAAGATAATTTGGCAAAAAATGTCTTCCAAAACCTTTTTGGCTGTTTTCACAACTGATTCCCCTCCAATGGGGTAGGCATGGTTTGGTGTGAGACCTACCAACTACGGGGTTGAATGGTTTTTCTCATGGGAGtgcttatgagggttactaattaTTAAATAACCTTATTTAGCACAAGATCTTGTTGATAATGTTACAGAATTTGCATTTATAGTTTGAAATGCAGTTCCTATCATTCCCCAGACAATATCGAGTGCGATATATGAACCCAATTGTTTGGCTTAGATGTTTTCAGCATGTTTAGGTCTtgttgatatttgattttccaTCTATTTTGAGGAATTCCTCTAGGTTACACTGTTATCTAGATCTTATTCAATAATCATTGTGTTTCTATTTTTTCCAGGTCATTATTCATAAGATCCCTATCAGATGGCAACATTCTATGTGAAAGCAAGACGCCTGTATCTAGCACAAATGTTGGACAGAAGAAACTCTCTAACTCGGCATTATCTGAAAGAACAGTTCAAGCAGCAACTAACAAGGGTCTTTCCGATTCCACTCCAGAAATCTCAACTTGTGAAAGTGATGTTTCATATTCGAGGTTAGCTTGCTTCACCAACTCATGTTCCTTGTACTCAAACCAAACATGGTGCAGAACCATTCTTCACTTGACCATGTTCCTGCTGTGGATCAGCCTGTCAGTTTcatttttgttttgctttttctcttctttgttttctttgcCTCAAGGCTTTTTGAATAAAAATTCGTCGCctctaaagaaaaaaagaaaaaagaaaagggttGACTAATTGATCAGATGATCATTAACCATCCTATTGATGACCTACGAATGGACAGTGAAAGAATGTGGCAATGATCCACATTAAGGGGTAAAAGGTCCAATAAGTTGAGAGCATCCTTTGAGGGCAGCACTCCTGTAAGTTCTATTATACAGTGCCCTGGACATGGACATCTAGCCATCTACCTACTACAGTATGCTTAGGTTTACAGTTTGTCTAAATGAAGGCCATTGttctatgatccaaaccatcgatctgatgggcAATCTTTTGCTTTCTCTGGTTGCGCAAAGAAAATAGCAACACTTTCTTTCATAACCGTCTAATCACTAGCTGTAATAGCCGTAAAATATATGGTAACGATTTCCCCACGTGGGATTCTTTGGTGCATAGACCATCCAAAGTGGTGCAATCATATTAAAGGCttggatcaatgaaccatgggccCTACATTTTAAAACTGAAGACCTGCGTATACTGAAGAGTGAAGATATTCATTGGTCGAGCATTGGATAGTCTCTCAAAAGGAAATTGCATGCTGTGCTTAGGTTAGCTCACCCCTCATTTGTATATCACATATAAGAGCTTTGCTTAGGTGCACACATGTGTGCAAGAaggctcatgtacacaccacacatgtgccagcatggaacTATAGGTCTGAAATCTAATCCTTCCATCAGAATGGCACCGCTATCTTGACACCGTAGCCTACGAATCAGAATCAGGTTGAtcggtgggccacagtttgcaaaaagaatgcacgtctctgaaaattttggatggagttttctaacccatccacctgtttctaatATTGGGGGCTACTTGTGGATCAGATTtacttttgggaaaacatgtagaaggtcgGACCAACCTGACCAGATCTATTCATCTTTTTTCCTTCTTGTCATCTGTATCACCCATCCATAACTTGCTTTACTCTCACCCATAGGAcccactaaaataaaataaaaacctgatcgGAGATGAGAATAAAAAAGGGAATATTCTTTTTCAATTATGGAAAGAATCTTTTTATTTGATTCCCCTTACATTTTGCTAATATGCTGCCTTCTATAGGTACACCCCCTCGATGACTCGCCGGCAGCTTTTTGCAGATATGCAAAGAGATCGATGCTTTGAAAGTGATCATGTCTATTTAATGGAAAACGGGCCTGGAGATTCGAATTTCCTTGACATAGATTGGCTTTCTTCCTCTGGGAACTCATGTGAGGAAGAGACATACGACAGGCAAGTTCTGTTATTCATTGTAGTTccttcaaattgcaattacattctgCTCAACTCCAGTCACTAACAATTAGAAAGTCATTTCCGCTTTATTGAATTGATAAATGCAATTCAATTTGGTATTGCATCCAATTGCATTGTTAATCTATGAATAAATACAGATTGTGTACATGGTGTGTGAATGCACATTTATTGAAAGATGACAAACTTTCCCCCTTTTCATTGCCACAGCTCCACACTCATCATTTCCCCTATTGCCAGCCGATCATCAGAAAGTATTGCTAATGGCACGAGTGTAGAAATGACCCCACCCTCGAGTGAAAATGGATCCAGCACGAAGGTCAGTGTTCTTTTCAGTCGGCATATTTATaggatttaaaaaaagaaaaaagaaaaatttttacTATTTCAGTAATCTTCATACCATTTATCCAACCACGTTCATTTAGTTCTTGAAGGATCATGGTTAAACCCCAATTTAAACCTGATAAGGGGACATGTTCATCTGATGACTGGACCAGCTTGAAATTTGTTCCAGTTCAAATGGCAAATGCCACATGAGAATGTGTTGCATGtaaaatgatgaggattgacagTGCTTACATGACACAATGAAAAAGTGTCATGTGTGCCTTTCAAATGCGGGGCCACAGTGAAAAGAACAAATCATAACTTCATGCAGGGTAATCCTTGCTTTCGCTGTGGGCCCCATATCTAACAGGAATATGCAACACGTTTTCATTTGGGGAGATCAGGGGTTGCACAAATCCCCTGCAACTGCTGGTTGCATGCAATTCACACCCATGCATGTAAGAGGGGGTTTATTTGGGGCTAGAAAACTTCTAAAACTAACAGACATCTCTAGTGTAGAAAAATTGTACTCCAAAACCAGAAAAAGTATGTCATTTCTGGCAACTATAGATGGTTGAAGTTTTCACCCCCATTTTCTGATAGGTTTTGATAGTTGAATCTTTAAACATTATACTATGTTATCTCCAtggattaaaaaaattcaaaatcattGCAGGGTACAAAACCATCGTCGGATGGATCCCATAATTCAGACCTTGTCGGTGGATTTTCCGAGAGTTTTGTGGAATGGGTTACCCATGGCGATACCCTATGGCATTGATGCTTTGATTGAATTTCCATCAGTATTTACTTCCAACTTTATCTGACCCACTGCTCCAAGGATGTCGGCGGCCCATCGGCCATATAAGGAATAAGTTATAGGAGAGAGCAAGAATCAACGGCATGAGGCACCCGGCATCCTCTTGTAAGATATCTCTTCTTTATACTCTTCTCGTGGTTCACGTACATTTACTTTGACCATCAAATCCTTGGTCAGGGTCCAATACAAGTATGAGGAAAAAATAGCTATAATTCTTTTGGAGCTCTTTTCCACTTCGCTGCGGTTTATGAACCTTGAATTTTCTACGTGTAAATAGATATGATATATATTCACTCCCTCGAGCTCCATATTTACAATAGCATTATTTCGTTTTTTTTCCCCCTTGGTGAATCTGCATatataagaaaagaaaagcaaaaaaaaaaacaagtaggCAAGGAAAACCAAATGGCAACTGTTTTAGGATTTTCACGAAAAAAGAAACTGTCAGAGAACTTATTTAGACGACCTTTGAATTTTCAAAAGGATTTTGTCCGTAAGGTTTGATGACAGTGGCTGAAGTGCTGCTTTCATCGATTGCTTGTAAGAGTGGGcatttgatcatcatggttgagcGTTCGATCTGGAAATTATACTCAAACCATGTCGACCACAATGCTCGAACACAGCACTTTCAGGAAAgaaaatgtttgtaatagataaagGGGAACAAAAAAAAACCCCTCACAAAATTACATTGGTTTTTTTCctgtaatttctttttcttttaagcaCATTTTGTCAGTTATGCCATTCAAATGTACAGTAAGAGGATCCTTTTGAAAATTCAATATCTAAAtccttttttttctaaataaattcaggATTTTCAgtattcttttttttattattattaaaaaaataattttttttaaaaaaaaatcccatttAAATTTTCGAGAGCTTTGCAGCAGTttatattactctgaaatctgttCAGAAAAGCTGTGATTATGATTCAGAGTCGTTGGGTTTTTCCATCCAGTGGTTAATCTCTCAAAAGGAATGTTGCCACCTGGAACTTGGTATGCATATGTCGCCTGTCTCACATCAGATTGGGACAAAGATCTTGAGCCCATAGATGGTTACAATGCCTTCAAAACTGATGCCCGCCATCTTAACATGGCTGAAATTGGGAATATTGGCCCCTCAGGTATATAGCCAAATTTACCCGAAATAAATGCCTGTTTTGGAGATGTCATATACAGCTCTGTTAACACCCCATTTGGACGCGCTTTCTGATATGGTTTTTGTGGTACCAGCGTTATTTTGATCCAAACGCATTTGGATCCACGTACATTGTAGATTTCAGTAATAGGCGCTAAAATGCATAGTCAGATTGGTGTTTTCCAGGTCTACTTGAAAAGCATGCTTTGCAACCTCAATTTTCAGGATTGGGGAATCGGGCGCAAAGCTTAGTTGCCCATGAATTGTTAAATGAGAAGTATTTAGGCGCCTACCAAACAGGGCTTACTGTGTTTTCTGCAATGGATTTTAAGCattgaaattgattgataaatTGTGGGTTTGGCTCTCACTGTTTTTGTGTTGTCGGATACCACTCATGATGCGCTCCACTGCAACAATTACAACGCGTGGCATCATCATGCCACGGTTCACCAGGTAGGCCACAACATGCATGCGCCGAGAAACGGGTTA is a genomic window of Magnolia sinica isolate HGM2019 chromosome 15, MsV1, whole genome shotgun sequence containing:
- the LOC131228164 gene encoding phosphoinositide phosphatase SAC3-like isoform X2 → MRSLQKNLCDDETGQVLYETMFVWNEFLTRGIRNNLKNTLWTVALVYGFFKQAKLSLSGKDFNLTLIARRSRHYAGTRYLKRGVNEKGKVANDVETEQIVFEDVPEGCPTQISSIVQNRGSIPLYWSQETSRLNIKPDIILQKKDSNYNATRLHFENLVKRYGHPIIILNLIKTREKKPRESILRAEFANAIDCINKDLDEENRLKFLHWDLHRHSRSKAMNVLAFLGKVATYALKLTGFFYCQVVPTLRLEGALKWNISENGDAGNCSLQNSCSVNTEDVDFSDNRTSPQDNGVVNENDLVKPPMLQRGVLRTNCIDCLDRTNVAQYAYGLVALGNQLHALGFIDVPKIDLDAPLADALMGFYETMGDTLAHQYGGSAAHNKIFSERRGQWKAATQSQEFFRTLQRYYSNAYMDAEKQDAINVFLGYFQPQDGKPALWELDSGQHFNVGGRNFCDGNARSLFIRSLSDGNILCESKTPVSSTNVGQKKLSNSALSERTVQAATNKGLSDSTPEISTCESDVSYSRYTPSMTRRQLFADMQRDRCFESDHVYLMENGPGDSNFLDIDWLSSSGNSCEEETYDSSTLIISPIASRSSESIANGTSVEMTPPSSENGSSTKGTKPSSDGSHNSDLVGGFSESFVEWVTHGDTLWH
- the LOC131228164 gene encoding phosphoinositide phosphatase SAC3-like isoform X1 codes for the protein MEGENEPQARIEEEKEVAGRRSCCLQKFKLYETQSKFYMIGRDKSRTLWRVLKIDRSEPSELNIREDSTTYSESECCDLLKRVHEGNKSTGGLKFVTTCYGIVGFIKFLGPYYMLLVTQRRQIGAICGHTVYAVTKSEMIPLPNSTVQSNMANSKHENRYKKLLCTVDLTKDFFFSYSYHVMRSLQKNLCDDETGQVLYETMFVWNEFLTRGIRNNLKNTLWTVALVYGFFKQAKLSLSGKDFNLTLIARRSRHYAGTRYLKRGVNEKGKVANDVETEQIVFEDVPEGCPTQISSIVQNRGSIPLYWSQETSRLNIKPDIILQKKDSNYNATRLHFENLVKRYGHPIIILNLIKTREKKPRESILRAEFANAIDCINKDLDEENRLKFLHWDLHRHSRSKAMNVLAFLGKVATYALKLTGFFYCQVVPTLRLEGALKWNISENGDAGNCSLQNSCSVNTEDVDFSDNRTSPQDNGVVNENDLVKPPMLQRGVLRTNCIDCLDRTNVAQYAYGLVALGNQLHALGFIDVPKIDLDAPLADALMGFYETMGDTLAHQYGGSAAHNKIFSERRGQWKAATQSQEFFRTLQRYYSNAYMDAEKQDAINVFLGYFQPQDGKPALWELDSGQHFNVGGRNFCDGNARSLFIRSLSDGNILCESKTPVSSTNVGQKKLSNSALSERTVQAATNKGLSDSTPEISTCESDVSYSRYTPSMTRRQLFADMQRDRCFESDHVYLMENGPGDSNFLDIDWLSSSGNSCEEETYDSSTLIISPIASRSSESIANGTSVEMTPPSSENGSSTKGTKPSSDGSHNSDLVGGFSESFVEWVTHGDTLWH